A section of the Phacochoerus africanus isolate WHEZ1 chromosome 4, ROS_Pafr_v1, whole genome shotgun sequence genome encodes:
- the SMIM44 gene encoding small integral membrane protein 44 encodes MPGRAVEEGMEGWSPAPPLYEEYHPPPLDTIRLPRYVLYLLLAALLVVAVAYAIVGHLIKDLAHDLADWLFGPKPDQEDAPRELPESPEGEDLEELDLQLALAWRGDEDATYGGGEGAPAEAPARMPRRPSIAFKDPPSRSSFWRLG; translated from the exons ATGCCAGGGCGGGCGGTCGAGGAGGGCATGGAGGGCTGGAGCCCAGCCCCGCCACTCTATGAGGAGTACCATCCGCCACCACTGGACACCATCCGCCTGCCCAGGTACGTGCTGTACCTGCTGCTGGCTGCGCTCCTGGTGGTGGCCGTGGCCTATGCCATTGTTGGGCATCTCATCAAGGACCTCGCCCACGACCTGGCCG ACTGGCTTTTTGGCCCAAAGCCAGACCAGGAGGACGCCCCCCGGGAGCTGCCGGAGAGCCCAGAGGGCGAGGATCTGGAAGAGCTGGACCTGCAGCTGGCGCTGGCCTGGCGGGGTGACGAGGATGCCACCTATGGGGGCGGCGAGGGGGCCCCTGCAGAAGCCCCAGCCCGCATGCCCCGCCGCCCCTCCATCGCCTTCAAAGATCCACCATCCCGAAGCTCCTTCTGGAGGCTGGGCTGA